GGCAATGTTGGCTACTGTTTTAATGTCGACTTTCAGTTTTCTGATATATGTCTTTGTTCCAACACATTACCCTATTAGGCAGGATTTGCTGGAGCAAATTCAATCACCATTTTGGCGCTGGGGTTATGAAACAATGTATGCATTTGATTCAAGCGCCAACTGTTTTCCCAGTTTTCATGTTAGCGTAGCCACAACTTTGACGTTTATCTACTTCAAAGAAAAAATGAAATTGTTCCGGTGGCATGTGGTGATTTGTAGCGTGATTATCTTCACAACATTGACAACCAAGCAGCACTATTTCTGGGATATCGTTGGTGGCGTTCTAGTTGCGCTGATGGCTTACGTGATTGCTTACGAACAATATCCTGTAAAAAAGAAGAATTTGGATAAGGATAAGAATTGTAGCTAGTGACATCGTGAAAACGTTTAACCTTTTAATAGGGGGTAATATGTCGCAACCTAAACCTCCACTTATCAAAGCTCCTGGATATTTTTGTCCATATTGTGGTGAGTACTACAAGCATTTTGATCCAACTTGGTCTTGTCGTGATAAGTGCCATGAACTGATACTGCAAAGCAAGATTCAACCAGGTGATTTGATCACAGTGCGAAAAAAACATATCAAGTTTTCTCCATTGCAGCCTGATCTATTTATTCGTTTTCGCTATACAGTTCAAGCCGTCCGTATTCAAAATGATTTGGGAGGTCAAAGATTTTCGTTTATTTATGAAGATGAGAATGGCAAAGAGCAAACTGTGCATGAGTTGTATATTGTAGAAAAAGCAAGGTAAAACAAAGAGCACCCCGCCGAGCGGGGGCTCTTTTTAATTTGATTATTTTAGATATTCTTCAATTACTGGCATTATATTTGGAGCACAGTTGTCAGGTAAATTATTTATATCAAACCAATCCCATTCAATAATATCTAAACCTTTAACAATCTCACCGGAATAATCAGTTAAGTAGTGAACCAGCTCAACCTTAGTGGTTTCATCTTTTTGTGAAGTAATTGTAGTTAAATGTTTTAAGTTAAAAACATCAATAGCTAGTTCTTCTTTGGCTTCTCTAATGCAAGTTTGTTCTAGTGACTCTCCAGATTCAACTTTGCCACCTGGGTATTTCCAAAAAGCATCTTTAATGTCTTTAATAAGAAGGACTTTATTATCTTTAATTATAACTGGACCAGAAACTTTAATTGTTTTCATATTTTGCAAAATTTAACCCGATAATTATCGCAGTTAACATTAACCCAACCCAGAAGCTCCATAAATAATGATCAAATAGTGCCAATCCGGCTAGACAAATTAAACAAATGAAACTTGTCCGTTTTTCAATTGACCAGGTGTGAGCTTTAAACAAGTTATATAAGCAGTAAATAATAAACAGTAAACTGAAACCGAGCCCGATTAAACCAAGCTCAGCCCAGGTTAATAAGTATGTATTATGAATTGGTTGATATTGCCAACCTTCGAGCGTTGGATCTTTCTCAACTATATGCATAACGTAATTACCTAAACCTGTCCCAGTTTTCCAGTTGGGTTTAATTATTGAGCCGAACTGTTGATACTGTTCAATTCTAGTTGCATTTGATAAGTTTTCTAGACGATTATCACTCATTATTCTCGATTGTAGTAATTCGGGAAAGGAAACAATAAATAAAATGAAAATTATAATTGTGATCAAGGCAAATTTGGTTGTAACTTTGCTTTCGGCCTTATTTTTTCTAGTGGTAAAGGCAAATATTATAATACAAATTATAAATACCAAAATTCCAGCTCGTGATAGGGTGGTCATCAGCGCTAAAAAATTAATTACAAAAAATACTGGTAGAATTTTTAGGTGTTTTTTGATTTTAGTCAAAGAATATAATCCAATAATCAAAATTAAACTTACAACTAGAAAGCCGGCTAAAATATTAGGGTGCGGGAGTGTCCCAAAAGTTCTAAGCCACCGGAGTTCGCCAATCTGAACAACAGGAACGCCCAGAGTTTGAGGATCTTGCTCTGCCATGCCTAGCCACTTGTTACCAACAATGTGTTGCACAACGAATTGATTGATTGCCAAAGACGCTTGGATTAATCCTCCCCAAACAAAGGCCCAGGAAACTTTTTCCCAATTGGGTTTGAAAAACATGATTACGAAAACTAGTGCACTTGCCAGAATTAAGTGACCGAATTTATAAAAAGCTATTTCTTTATTTAAAGCGAGAAAACAGGAAAGCAAGACAAGCAAGACGAGCAAAACTAGTAAAACTACTCTTCGTAAATTCCTTTTTTCTTTTTTTATTTCTTTCTTTTTTATTCTCCAAACTAAATAAAAAATACTTAGTAACAATATTAATCCTAATAATAATTCAGTTGCGTATAAACTCAAACTGCCATACTCAAAATTGAAACCATTAAGCGTAGCTTGTTTATAAATTAATCGTGTTTGCAGAGGTAGTAAAAAAATGAAGAGGTAGATTAACCAGTTGATTGATTGTTGTAGTTTTTGCATGGTATTGATTTTATTATAATAATATACTAATATAGTATAAGTTTATGGTTCATTTGACAAATGAGGAGGATCCAATGAGAAATTTGTGGTTACTGTTTGTCGTTCTATTTGTTTGTTCCTGTGGGGAAAATAATAGAAAGAGTATAACCGAGCATAATCAAAAAGTTGTTGTTTCTCAAAAAGAGGAAGACGCAGCTGACGGTAGAAAAGACTGTAATAAGGTTTTACAGGATTCTTTTCGAGTCATACGTGCTAAACAAACCATACTTTATAAAAATGATGGTGACCAGAAGGTTAAATTAGATATTGCTAATAAACCAACAGAAGATAGTACAACCTTGATTGGTTACGAGATTCTTCCATTTACTGGGGGAAAATACATTTTGCCATTTTTCCGCGGGGAACTGCTTGGCACTCTATATTTCCGAATCAATGATGGCAAGTGGTATGAAATTTGCGCTGAAGAAGATTCAGTGCAATGATATTCAAGACCTAGATAATATCTGGGTCTTTTTTTATATATTGACAAGGTGATTGTTTAATGATAATGTTGTATGATATTCTTTTAAAATTTATTGAACAACGGAGGAGAAGATGAAGAATCTAAAATTCATAATAGTAGGTATTGTTGCTTTTTGGATGGGTGTATTTTCTATCGAGGAGATAACTTCTGGTCAAGAATATAAAGAATTAGATCCGGAAGTAGTTATTCGAAATGGATATTGCGTGGACGAATGGCAAGGAATGGTTATTCAATCCAGTTATGATGACCAAAAAATCATCATTACCAAAAAAGAATTTGGAATAACACATTTTAAAATGGATTTTCGAGAGTTGCGGTTAAACGGTTGGTTTGCCCAAGGTGGTATTTTGGAATTAAGTTACAGATCTGCCGCCGGTGATTCTGCTATGAGCTGGGCACTCATGGAAGTGAACGGTGATAGGCAAGATCTGCTTTTTGCCACCGAAGAATCTCCTGATAAATGCGGTCATCAGCCAACAAAGCATCCTTTTTACGATGAACTTGTTAAGCCCTTACAGAAAAAGTGATCAAACACAAAATCCCCTTGATCGAACTCGGGGGATTTTTTATTTGAGGTTTTCAATTGTCTTCTCCCATTTGTCGCGAAACTGAATTCGCTTATCTTTATCGTGAAATTTAAGAACTTCATCGGAAATAACCACGTTAGTATTATCTTCCTTTGCTAAATTATTCAAGTTTTTTGGCAAAATCTTTAACTGGAGTATTTTAAGAAGTTTATTTAATGGGCCACCAA
This region of Candidatus Falkowbacteria bacterium genomic DNA includes:
- a CDS encoding NUDIX hydrolase, which encodes MKTIKVSGPVIIKDNKVLLIKDIKDAFWKYPGGKVESGESLEQTCIREAKEELAIDVFNLKHLTTITSQKDETTKVELVHYLTDYSGEIVKGLDIIEWDWFDINNLPDNCAPNIMPVIEEYLK
- a CDS encoding phosphatase PAP2 family protein; its protein translation is MFSYRYKYPIALVVYTAGVLGYWVTNQFQVFEPTTMPLTWVDQAVPFWPASVLVYLAIIPVILPVPFIIDNENMFKRAMLATVLMSTFSFLIYVFVPTHYPIRQDLLEQIQSPFWRWGYETMYAFDSSANCFPSFHVSVATTLTFIYFKEKMKLFRWHVVICSVIIFTTLTTKQHYFWDIVGGVLVALMAYVIAYEQYPVKKKNLDKDKNCS